The Mauremys mutica isolate MM-2020 ecotype Southern chromosome 1, ASM2049712v1, whole genome shotgun sequence genome has a segment encoding these proteins:
- the LOC123355412 gene encoding C->U-editing enzyme APOBEC-1-like isoform X2, producing MKAPYPHPPQDLQRKWELGRFRSDSPLISVTPDLTLLPCLSLFSSITISESPSILPWKISQEDFVENYDPSVLPSVTYLLYEIKWNHRRRTWQRWICSAGGEHAETYFLKDVYRKLRSNPFVHCSITCYISWSPCGYCCQEIMDFLEKMPNLNLVIYVARLYWHKEETNREGLWNLENIGVSIQVMDLPDYSYCWTTFVDDEDKYEDEDDYWPRHFSPWIMLYSLELQSILQNIPSCLEISSDENYTPVFSLCVEDEEQKRALTSASPY from the exons ATGAAAGCTCCATACCCACATCCTCCACAAGATTTACAGAGAAAGTGGGAGCTGGGAAGATTCAGATCTGACTCCCCTCTCATCAGTGTGACACCAGATTTAACTCTccttccctgcctctctctcttttcttccatcactATCTCTGAGTCTCCCTCTATCCTTCC GTGGAAGATAAGCCAGGAGGATTTTGTGGAGAATTATGACCCAAGTGTCCTTCCAAGTGTGACTTACCTTCTCTATGAAATCAAGTGGAACCATCGCAGAAGGACCTGGCAAAGATGGATCTGTAGTGCTGGCGGTGAGCATGCTGAAACGTACTTCCTGAAAGATGTCTATAGAAAGCTAAGATCTAATCCTTTTGTCCACTGCTCCATCACCTGTTACATATCCTGGAGTCCCTGTGGGTACTGCTGCCAGGAGATCATGGATTTTCTGGAGAAAATGCCTAATTTGAATCTAGTCATTTATGTAGCACGGCTCTACTGGCACAAAGAGGAAACCAATCGTGAGGGTCTGTGGAACCTGGAGAATATTGGAGTGTCCATCCAAGTCATGGATCTCCCAG ATTATAGCTACTGTTGGACAACATTTGTTGACGATGAGGACAAGTATGAAGATGAAGATGATTATTGGCCCAGGCACTTTTCTCCATGGATAATGCTATATTCTCTCGAACTCCAGTCCATCCTTCAG AACATTCCCTCTTGCTTAGAGATTTCATCAGATGAGAACTATACTCCAGTTTTCAGCCTATGTGTAGAAGATGAGGAACAGAAAAGAGCACTCACATCAGCCAGTCCCTATTAG
- the LOC123355412 gene encoding C->U-editing enzyme APOBEC-1-like isoform X1 translates to MAGQGVVLKCCRVGWRHRHRAQAVFGEGIETEREKHTPVKQDTAWEAVVKAMATGWNRDHVSRGITQGWKISQEDFVENYDPSVLPSVTYLLYEIKWNHRRRTWQRWICSAGGEHAETYFLKDVYRKLRSNPFVHCSITCYISWSPCGYCCQEIMDFLEKMPNLNLVIYVARLYWHKEETNREGLWNLENIGVSIQVMDLPDYSYCWTTFVDDEDKYEDEDDYWPRHFSPWIMLYSLELQSILQNIPSCLEISSDENYTPVFSLCVEDEEQKRALTSASPY, encoded by the exons atggcaggacAGGGAGTAGTTTTGAAGTGCTGCAGGGTTGGGTGGAGGCACAGGCACAGAGCTCAGGCAGTGTTTGGTGAAG GAATAGAAACTGAAAGGGAGAAACACACACCAGTAAAACAGGACACAGCCTGGGAGGCTGTAGTGAAAGCCATGGCCACTGGCTGGAACAGAG ATCATGTATCCAGAGGCATCACACAGGG GTGGAAGATAAGCCAGGAGGATTTTGTGGAGAATTATGACCCAAGTGTCCTTCCAAGTGTGACTTACCTTCTCTATGAAATCAAGTGGAACCATCGCAGAAGGACCTGGCAAAGATGGATCTGTAGTGCTGGCGGTGAGCATGCTGAAACGTACTTCCTGAAAGATGTCTATAGAAAGCTAAGATCTAATCCTTTTGTCCACTGCTCCATCACCTGTTACATATCCTGGAGTCCCTGTGGGTACTGCTGCCAGGAGATCATGGATTTTCTGGAGAAAATGCCTAATTTGAATCTAGTCATTTATGTAGCACGGCTCTACTGGCACAAAGAGGAAACCAATCGTGAGGGTCTGTGGAACCTGGAGAATATTGGAGTGTCCATCCAAGTCATGGATCTCCCAG ATTATAGCTACTGTTGGACAACATTTGTTGACGATGAGGACAAGTATGAAGATGAAGATGATTATTGGCCCAGGCACTTTTCTCCATGGATAATGCTATATTCTCTCGAACTCCAGTCCATCCTTCAG AACATTCCCTCTTGCTTAGAGATTTCATCAGATGAGAACTATACTCCAGTTTTCAGCCTATGTGTAGAAGATGAGGAACAGAAAAGAGCACTCACATCAGCCAGTCCCTATTAG
- the LOC123355412 gene encoding C->U-editing enzyme APOBEC-1-like isoform X5 gives MATGWNRDHVSRGITQGWKISQEDFVENYDPSVLPSVTYLLYEIKWNHRRRTWQRWICSAGGEHAETYFLKDVYRKLRSNPFVHCSITCYISWSPCGYCCQEIMDFLEKMPNLNLVIYVARLYWHKEETNREGLWNLENIGVSIQVMDLPDYSYCWTTFVDDEDKYEDEDDYWPRHFSPWIMLYSLELQSILQNIPSCLEISSDENYTPVFSLCVEDEEQKRALTSASPY, from the exons ATGGCCACTGGCTGGAACAGAG ATCATGTATCCAGAGGCATCACACAGGG GTGGAAGATAAGCCAGGAGGATTTTGTGGAGAATTATGACCCAAGTGTCCTTCCAAGTGTGACTTACCTTCTCTATGAAATCAAGTGGAACCATCGCAGAAGGACCTGGCAAAGATGGATCTGTAGTGCTGGCGGTGAGCATGCTGAAACGTACTTCCTGAAAGATGTCTATAGAAAGCTAAGATCTAATCCTTTTGTCCACTGCTCCATCACCTGTTACATATCCTGGAGTCCCTGTGGGTACTGCTGCCAGGAGATCATGGATTTTCTGGAGAAAATGCCTAATTTGAATCTAGTCATTTATGTAGCACGGCTCTACTGGCACAAAGAGGAAACCAATCGTGAGGGTCTGTGGAACCTGGAGAATATTGGAGTGTCCATCCAAGTCATGGATCTCCCAG ATTATAGCTACTGTTGGACAACATTTGTTGACGATGAGGACAAGTATGAAGATGAAGATGATTATTGGCCCAGGCACTTTTCTCCATGGATAATGCTATATTCTCTCGAACTCCAGTCCATCCTTCAG AACATTCCCTCTTGCTTAGAGATTTCATCAGATGAGAACTATACTCCAGTTTTCAGCCTATGTGTAGAAGATGAGGAACAGAAAAGAGCACTCACATCAGCCAGTCCCTATTAG
- the LOC123355412 gene encoding C->U-editing enzyme APOBEC-1-like isoform X3 yields the protein MATVRNRGIETEREKHTPVKQDTAWEAVVKAMATGWNRDHVSRGITQGWKISQEDFVENYDPSVLPSVTYLLYEIKWNHRRRTWQRWICSAGGEHAETYFLKDVYRKLRSNPFVHCSITCYISWSPCGYCCQEIMDFLEKMPNLNLVIYVARLYWHKEETNREGLWNLENIGVSIQVMDLPDYSYCWTTFVDDEDKYEDEDDYWPRHFSPWIMLYSLELQSILQNIPSCLEISSDENYTPVFSLCVEDEEQKRALTSASPY from the exons GAATAGAAACTGAAAGGGAGAAACACACACCAGTAAAACAGGACACAGCCTGGGAGGCTGTAGTGAAAGCCATGGCCACTGGCTGGAACAGAG ATCATGTATCCAGAGGCATCACACAGGG GTGGAAGATAAGCCAGGAGGATTTTGTGGAGAATTATGACCCAAGTGTCCTTCCAAGTGTGACTTACCTTCTCTATGAAATCAAGTGGAACCATCGCAGAAGGACCTGGCAAAGATGGATCTGTAGTGCTGGCGGTGAGCATGCTGAAACGTACTTCCTGAAAGATGTCTATAGAAAGCTAAGATCTAATCCTTTTGTCCACTGCTCCATCACCTGTTACATATCCTGGAGTCCCTGTGGGTACTGCTGCCAGGAGATCATGGATTTTCTGGAGAAAATGCCTAATTTGAATCTAGTCATTTATGTAGCACGGCTCTACTGGCACAAAGAGGAAACCAATCGTGAGGGTCTGTGGAACCTGGAGAATATTGGAGTGTCCATCCAAGTCATGGATCTCCCAG ATTATAGCTACTGTTGGACAACATTTGTTGACGATGAGGACAAGTATGAAGATGAAGATGATTATTGGCCCAGGCACTTTTCTCCATGGATAATGCTATATTCTCTCGAACTCCAGTCCATCCTTCAG AACATTCCCTCTTGCTTAGAGATTTCATCAGATGAGAACTATACTCCAGTTTTCAGCCTATGTGTAGAAGATGAGGAACAGAAAAGAGCACTCACATCAGCCAGTCCCTATTAG